The following coding sequences lie in one Saccharopolyspora hordei genomic window:
- a CDS encoding putative protein N(5)-glutamine methyltransferase, producing MVAALRAAGCVFAEDEAALLQEAADGPVRLRELVRRRVSGEPLEQVLGWARFCGLRIAVAPGVFVPRRRTEFLAEQAIAVTAAGAVVVELCCGTGAVSAAVLERCPTAELYATDIDPAAVACAAQNLPGAAAVVRGDLYQALPAGLRGRVRVLVANAPYVPTGEVGLMPPEARVHEPAVALDGGADGLALQRRVAAGAPQWLAPGGTVLIETSRHQAPHTATLLTSAGLTSRVLRCEDRDATVVAGTAPS from the coding sequence GTGGTCGCCGCGTTGCGCGCGGCCGGGTGCGTCTTCGCCGAGGACGAGGCCGCGCTGCTGCAGGAGGCCGCGGATGGTCCTGTGCGGCTGCGCGAGCTGGTGCGCCGCCGCGTCAGCGGGGAGCCGCTGGAGCAGGTGCTGGGCTGGGCGCGGTTCTGCGGCCTGCGGATCGCCGTGGCCCCCGGGGTGTTCGTGCCGCGGCGACGCACCGAGTTCCTCGCCGAGCAGGCGATCGCCGTGACCGCAGCGGGCGCGGTGGTGGTGGAGCTGTGCTGCGGGACCGGTGCGGTGAGTGCCGCGGTGCTGGAGCGCTGCCCCACCGCCGAGCTCTACGCCACCGACATCGACCCCGCCGCCGTGGCCTGTGCCGCGCAGAACCTGCCCGGTGCCGCCGCGGTGGTGCGCGGTGACCTGTACCAGGCGCTGCCTGCTGGGTTGCGGGGCCGGGTGCGGGTGCTGGTGGCCAACGCCCCCTACGTGCCCACCGGCGAGGTCGGCCTGATGCCGCCGGAGGCCCGCGTGCACGAACCCGCGGTGGCGCTGGACGGCGGTGCCGACGGCCTGGCCCTGCAGCGGCGCGTGGCCGCCGGCGCACCGCAGTGGCTGGCACCGGGCGGGACCGTGCTGATCGAGACCAGCCGCCACCAGGCACCGCACACCGCCACCCTGCTCACCTCCGCGGGACTGACCTCCCGCGTGCTGCGCTGCGAGGACCGTGACGCCACCGTCGTCGCCGGGACCGCACCCTCCTGA
- a CDS encoding Prokaryotic metallothionein, with the protein MATCEVCGNDYWMTFEVHTTGGGVHTFDSFECAAQRLAPVCEHCGCRILGHGVEASGQFFCCAHCARRSNVAVAAELRDTVGAHPEA; encoded by the coding sequence ATGGCGACCTGCGAAGTCTGCGGCAACGACTACTGGATGACCTTCGAGGTGCACACCACCGGCGGCGGGGTGCACACCTTCGACAGCTTCGAGTGCGCGGCGCAGCGGTTGGCGCCGGTGTGCGAGCACTGCGGGTGCCGGATCCTCGGGCACGGTGTGGAGGCCAGTGGCCAGTTCTTCTGCTGCGCGCACTGCGCGCGCAGGTCCAACGTGGCGGTGGCCGCGGAGCTGCGGGACACCGTGGGTGCGCACCCCGAAGCATGA
- a CDS encoding tripartite tricarboxylate transporter permease, with amino-acid sequence MLDNLLLGASTALTPVNLLWCFVGVLLGTVIGLLPGLGSSTGVAVLIPLTLTVEPVTALIMLAGIYYGSQYGGTITSVLLSTPGEAASVVTTLDGYQMARQGRAGAALAIAAIGSFVAAIASLVLLAAVAPPLASVALQFGPPENLAVMVLALVTMVVLTTGSTLRAAAMACAGVLLACVGIDFGTGQARYTFGSVELLSGVPYVEVVIGLFAVGEVLHQIRLGAATPIRARFRDLVIRRRDIRDSAGAIARGSAVGFGLGILPGAGSTLASFLAYGVERRVSRNAAQFGHGAIQGVAAPESANNAAANANFIPTLTLGIPGGATTAVLLGALTIYGIQPGPLLFDEQPELVWGLLVSFFIGNVVLLVLNLPLAPVFAQLLRIPYGYLYPLILFTSFVGAYAIDNDLFSVWLVLVFGVLGYGMKRFDLPMAPLVVGIVIGGLFEKALVQSSALLDGNLWLLATHPIAASILAAALLLLAGPALTRRLRRRTTPEGTHVR; translated from the coding sequence GTGCTGGACAACCTGCTGCTGGGCGCCTCCACCGCGCTGACCCCGGTGAACCTGCTGTGGTGCTTCGTCGGGGTGCTGCTGGGCACCGTGATCGGGCTGCTGCCCGGACTGGGCTCCAGCACCGGCGTGGCGGTGCTCATCCCGCTGACGCTGACCGTCGAACCGGTCACCGCGCTGATCATGCTCGCCGGCATCTACTACGGCTCCCAGTACGGCGGCACGATCACCTCCGTGCTGCTGTCCACCCCCGGCGAGGCCGCCAGCGTCGTCACCACCCTCGACGGCTACCAGATGGCCCGCCAGGGACGCGCCGGCGCGGCCCTGGCCATCGCCGCCATCGGCTCCTTCGTCGCCGCGATCGCCTCGCTGGTCCTGCTGGCCGCCGTGGCACCACCCCTGGCGTCGGTGGCCCTGCAGTTCGGGCCGCCGGAGAACCTCGCGGTCATGGTGCTGGCGCTGGTGACCATGGTCGTGCTCACCACCGGCTCCACGCTGCGCGCCGCGGCGATGGCCTGCGCCGGGGTGCTGCTGGCCTGCGTGGGCATCGACTTCGGCACCGGACAGGCCCGCTACACCTTCGGCAGCGTCGAACTGCTCTCCGGCGTTCCCTACGTCGAAGTGGTCATCGGCCTGTTCGCCGTCGGCGAGGTGCTGCACCAGATCCGCCTCGGCGCCGCCACCCCCATCCGCGCCCGCTTCCGCGACCTGGTCATCCGCCGCCGCGACATCCGCGACTCCGCCGGGGCCATCGCCCGCGGCAGCGCCGTCGGCTTCGGCCTGGGCATCCTGCCCGGCGCCGGATCCACCCTCGCCTCCTTCCTGGCCTACGGCGTGGAACGCCGCGTCTCCCGCAACGCCGCCCAGTTCGGGCACGGCGCCATCCAAGGCGTGGCCGCACCGGAGAGCGCCAACAACGCCGCGGCCAACGCCAACTTCATCCCCACCCTCACCCTCGGCATCCCCGGCGGCGCCACCACCGCCGTGCTGCTGGGCGCGCTGACCATCTACGGCATCCAACCCGGCCCGCTGCTGTTCGACGAACAACCCGAACTCGTGTGGGGCCTGCTGGTGTCGTTCTTCATCGGCAACGTCGTCCTGCTGGTGCTCAACCTGCCGCTGGCGCCGGTGTTCGCCCAACTGCTGCGCATCCCCTACGGCTACCTCTACCCCCTGATCCTGTTCACCAGCTTCGTCGGCGCCTACGCCATCGACAACGACCTCTTCAGCGTCTGGCTGGTGCTGGTCTTCGGCGTCCTCGGCTACGGCATGAAGCGCTTCGACCTGCCGATGGCGCCGCTGGTGGTCGGCATCGTCATCGGCGGGCTGTTCGAGAAAGCGCTCGTGCAGTCCTCGGCCCTGCTGGACGGCAACCTGTGGCTGCTGGCCACCCACCCCATCGCAGCGAGCATCCTCGCCGCAGCACTGCTGCTGCTCGCCGGCCCCGCACTCACCCGGCGCCTGCGCCGACGCACCACCCCGGAGGGAACGCATGTCCGATGA
- a CDS encoding gamma carbonic anhydrase family protein has product MSAGPTTLTVDGISPQIPPEAFVAPGAALIGRVRLGARASVWYNAVLRGDQEDISVGEASNIQDGCVVHADPGFPAHIAAGVTVGHKAVLHGCTVEEGCLIGMGAVVLNGARIGAGSLVAAGAVVLEGTEVPPGSMVAGTPAKVRRELTADEQKALQLSAEHYTQLADKHRTALG; this is encoded by the coding sequence GTGAGCGCAGGCCCCACCACCCTGACCGTCGACGGCATCAGCCCGCAGATCCCGCCGGAGGCGTTCGTGGCCCCGGGCGCGGCGCTGATCGGGCGCGTGCGCCTGGGCGCCCGCGCCAGCGTCTGGTACAACGCGGTGCTGCGCGGCGACCAGGAGGACATCAGCGTCGGGGAGGCCAGCAACATCCAGGACGGCTGCGTCGTGCACGCCGACCCCGGTTTCCCCGCGCACATCGCCGCCGGGGTCACCGTCGGCCACAAGGCGGTCCTGCACGGCTGCACCGTGGAGGAGGGCTGCTTGATCGGCATGGGGGCGGTGGTGCTCAACGGTGCGCGCATCGGCGCCGGGTCGCTGGTGGCCGCGGGCGCGGTGGTGCTGGAGGGCACCGAGGTGCCGCCCGGGTCGATGGTCGCAGGCACCCCCGCCAAGGTGCGGCGTGAGCTGACCGCCGACGAGCAGAAGGCGCTGCAGCTGTCCGCCGAGCACTACACCCAGCTGGCGGACAAGCACCGCACCGCACTCGGCTGA
- a CDS encoding tripartite tricarboxylate transporter TctB family protein — protein MSDHRAHVLLFSALALIGAGFAVTAVGYGVLLPGSRIGPGFLPLVAGGLLTVLSLALLRQHLRTPPAAPPEPGVDDAGRTPQQRAQILRRVFVLLPVAVALVPLLGMVVAFGLLVLVISTWLEHRRLLPALLLSATASVVMHAVFAGVLQVPLPTGVFGF, from the coding sequence ATGAGCGACCACCGCGCGCACGTGCTGCTGTTCAGCGCCCTGGCGCTGATCGGCGCAGGCTTCGCCGTCACCGCCGTCGGCTACGGGGTGCTGCTGCCCGGCTCGCGCATCGGCCCGGGGTTCCTGCCGCTGGTGGCCGGGGGGCTGCTGACGGTGTTGTCCCTGGCGCTGCTGCGCCAGCACCTGCGCACGCCACCAGCGGCCCCTCCTGAGCCCGGGGTCGACGACGCCGGACGCACCCCGCAGCAGCGGGCGCAGATCCTGCGGCGGGTGTTCGTGCTGCTGCCGGTCGCGGTCGCGCTCGTGCCGCTGCTGGGCATGGTGGTCGCCTTCGGGCTGCTGGTGCTGGTGATCTCCACCTGGCTGGAGCACCGCCGCCTGCTGCCCGCGCTGCTGCTGTCCGCCACCGCCTCGGTGGTGATGCACGCCGTCTTCGCCGGGGTGCTGCAGGTGCCGCTGCCCACCGGCGTGTTCGGGTTCTAG
- a CDS encoding dihydrofolate reductase: MIGLVWAQSVNGVIGRDGTMPWHLPEDLKHFREVTAGATVLMGRRTWESLPPRFRPLPGRRNLVLSRTPQEGAETFGDLGRALAAASGDVWVIGGAAVYRAALPLAERVVVTEIREVFEGDTYAPEVGREPDEVGPWRESSTGLHYRFLTWNGR; the protein is encoded by the coding sequence GTGATCGGGCTGGTCTGGGCGCAGTCGGTCAACGGCGTGATCGGCCGGGACGGGACGATGCCGTGGCACCTGCCGGAGGACCTCAAGCACTTCCGGGAGGTGACGGCGGGCGCCACGGTGCTCATGGGGCGGCGGACGTGGGAGTCGCTGCCGCCGCGGTTCCGGCCGCTGCCGGGACGGCGCAACCTGGTGCTCTCCCGCACCCCGCAGGAGGGGGCGGAGACCTTCGGCGACCTGGGGCGGGCGTTGGCTGCGGCGTCCGGGGACGTGTGGGTGATCGGTGGTGCCGCGGTGTACCGGGCGGCGTTGCCGCTGGCCGAGCGGGTGGTGGTCACCGAGATCCGGGAGGTGTTCGAGGGGGACACCTACGCGCCGGAGGTGGGGCGGGAGCCGGATGAGGTGGGTCCGTGGCGGGAGTCCTCGACCGGGCTGCACTACCGGTTCCTGACCTGGAACGGTCGCTGA
- a CDS encoding CaiB/BaiF CoA transferase family protein, producing the protein MTTTPATGPLPLHGVRVLEIGAFMAAPFATMQLADLGADVIKVENPAGGDPVRQTGPFLSGHSSPFLRLNRNKRSLAVDLKTDEGRDLLHRLLDDTDVLVENLRPGALAALGFGHDAVRARNPRLVYVSASGWGQDGPLADQPGLDIMAQARAGLMSITGHPGGPPTKVGVPMCDLVCGLYAALGAVAALRAREHTGQGQYLDVSLLESGVSFAVWEAGTYFATGEVGRAHGSAHQNSAPYQALRSKDGWVTVGATTTKTWPAFCHALQLTELLDDERYRTSYDRYQHRDSLIPAIEEATTRRTTAEIVDALTTAGVPCAPIATTDEVFTSDHLLQRDFFWDAPHPELGDVRQIGSPMRLSDTPPRRDSAGPGLGAHTREVLTEAGLDADEVTRLRDRGVIATGD; encoded by the coding sequence ATGACGACCACCCCCGCAACCGGCCCGCTCCCACTGCACGGGGTGCGCGTGCTGGAGATCGGCGCGTTCATGGCCGCGCCGTTCGCCACGATGCAACTGGCCGACCTCGGCGCCGACGTCATCAAGGTCGAGAACCCGGCCGGTGGCGACCCGGTGCGCCAGACCGGGCCGTTCCTGTCCGGCCACAGCTCCCCGTTCCTGCGGTTGAACCGCAACAAGCGGTCGCTGGCGGTGGACCTCAAGACCGACGAGGGTCGCGACCTGCTGCACCGGCTGCTCGACGACACCGACGTGCTGGTGGAGAACCTGCGGCCCGGCGCGCTGGCCGCCCTCGGCTTCGGCCACGACGCGGTGCGCGCCCGCAACCCGCGCCTGGTCTACGTCTCGGCCTCCGGGTGGGGCCAGGACGGGCCACTGGCCGACCAGCCCGGCCTGGACATCATGGCCCAGGCCCGCGCCGGGCTGATGAGCATCACCGGCCACCCCGGCGGGCCCCCCACCAAGGTCGGGGTGCCGATGTGCGACCTGGTGTGCGGCCTGTACGCCGCGCTGGGCGCGGTGGCGGCGCTGCGCGCCCGCGAGCACACCGGGCAGGGCCAGTACCTCGACGTCAGCCTGCTGGAGTCCGGGGTGTCGTTCGCGGTGTGGGAGGCAGGCACCTACTTCGCCACCGGCGAGGTGGGGCGCGCACACGGGTCGGCGCACCAGAACAGCGCCCCCTACCAGGCGCTGCGCAGCAAGGACGGGTGGGTGACGGTCGGGGCCACCACCACCAAGACGTGGCCGGCGTTCTGCCACGCCCTGCAGCTGACCGAGCTGCTCGACGACGAGCGCTACCGCACCTCCTACGACCGCTACCAGCACCGCGACAGCCTCATCCCCGCCATCGAAGAGGCCACCACGCGCCGCACCACCGCCGAGATCGTCGACGCGCTCACCACCGCTGGGGTGCCGTGCGCGCCGATCGCCACCACCGACGAGGTGTTCACCAGCGACCACCTGCTGCAGCGGGACTTCTTCTGGGACGCCCCGCACCCCGAGCTCGGTGACGTGCGCCAGATCGGCTCCCCGATGCGGCTGTCGGACACCCCGCCCCGCCGGGACTCGGCCGGCCCGGGGCTGGGCGCCCACACCCGCGAGGTGCTCACCGAAGCGGGCCTGGACGCCGACGAGGTGACGCGACTGCGCGACCGCGGGGTCATCGCCACCGGCGACTGA
- a CDS encoding GntR family transcriptional regulator has product MTGSVEDSPAVRAPSIVGPPSLVELAAATLRRMIVGGELLCGQRIVENRLTRELGISRPPLREALRVLEREGLVRQVPRKGVIVTPLTLHDIYEICTLRAEFERLAVRLGVPVREQSRLRRCRQALQRMSEAADAGDQPEFLECSFAFHLAVVGLSGHQRLEEAYRSLQLQLMLSMALNRKARQDGESLIEDVARHRRLLETIEAGDPEAVLAELAVHGDRTFLDGIETKVDGHTEEALQWLRQQRQAQEDQ; this is encoded by the coding sequence GTGACCGGATCCGTTGAAGACAGCCCGGCGGTGCGCGCGCCCAGCATCGTCGGCCCACCGAGCCTGGTGGAGTTGGCCGCGGCGACCCTGCGCCGCATGATCGTCGGCGGGGAGCTGCTGTGCGGGCAGCGCATCGTGGAGAACCGGCTGACCCGCGAACTGGGCATCAGCCGCCCGCCGTTGCGCGAGGCGCTGCGGGTGCTCGAACGCGAGGGCCTGGTGCGGCAGGTGCCCCGCAAGGGCGTGATCGTCACCCCGCTGACGCTGCACGACATCTACGAGATCTGCACGCTGCGCGCGGAGTTCGAACGGCTGGCCGTGCGGCTGGGTGTGCCGGTGCGGGAGCAGTCACGGCTGCGGCGGTGCCGGCAGGCCCTGCAGCGGATGAGCGAGGCCGCCGACGCCGGGGACCAGCCCGAGTTCCTGGAGTGCTCGTTCGCCTTCCACCTCGCGGTGGTCGGCCTGTCCGGGCACCAGCGGCTGGAGGAGGCCTACCGGTCGCTGCAGCTGCAGCTGATGCTGTCCATGGCGCTCAACCGCAAGGCCCGCCAGGACGGGGAGAGCCTGATCGAGGACGTCGCGCGGCACCGGCGGCTGTTGGAGACCATCGAGGCCGGTGACCCCGAGGCGGTGCTGGCCGAGCTCGCCGTGCACGGGGACCGCACCTTCCTCGACGGCATCGAGACCAAGGTGGACGGACACACCGAGGAAGCGCTGCAGTGGCTGCGGCAGCAACGTCAAGCACAGGAGGACCAGTGA
- a CDS encoding thymidylate synthase → MPDTQYEDLLRLVLETGARKDDRTGTGTRSIFGHQLRYRLSDGFPLITTKKVHFRSIAYELLWFLRGDSNVTWLQDHGVTIWDEWAAPDGDLGPVYGVQWRSWPTPDGRHIDQISEVLRTLRENPDSRRIVVSAWNVADLPQMALPPCHALFQFYVADGKLSCQLYQRSADLFLGVPFNIASYALLTHMIAEQVGLDVGDFIWTGGDCHIYDNHEQQVRTQLAREPRPFPTLRLAPAESLFDYTYEHFTVEGYDPHPGIKAPVAV, encoded by the coding sequence ATGCCGGACACGCAGTACGAAGATCTTCTCCGCCTGGTTCTCGAGACGGGTGCCCGCAAGGACGACCGCACCGGGACGGGAACGCGCTCGATCTTCGGTCACCAGCTGCGCTACCGGCTCTCCGACGGTTTTCCCCTGATCACGACGAAGAAGGTCCACTTCCGCTCGATCGCCTACGAGCTGCTGTGGTTCCTGCGCGGGGACTCCAACGTGACGTGGTTGCAGGACCACGGGGTGACGATCTGGGACGAGTGGGCTGCGCCGGACGGTGACCTGGGGCCGGTCTACGGGGTGCAGTGGCGGTCGTGGCCGACTCCGGACGGCCGGCACATCGACCAGATCAGCGAGGTGCTGCGCACCCTGCGGGAGAACCCGGACTCGCGGCGGATCGTCGTCTCGGCGTGGAACGTCGCCGACCTGCCGCAGATGGCGCTGCCGCCGTGCCACGCGCTGTTCCAGTTCTACGTGGCCGACGGGAAGCTGTCGTGCCAGCTCTACCAGCGCAGCGCGGACCTGTTCCTGGGGGTGCCGTTCAACATCGCCAGCTACGCGCTGCTGACGCACATGATCGCCGAGCAGGTCGGTCTGGACGTCGGGGACTTCATCTGGACCGGCGGGGACTGCCACATCTACGACAACCACGAGCAGCAGGTGCGCACCCAGCTGGCGCGGGAGCCGCGGCCGTTCCCGACGTTGCGGTTGGCTCCGGCGGAGAGCCTGTTCGACTACACCTACGAGCACTTCACGGTCGAGGGCTACGACCCGCACCCCGGTATCAAGGCTCCGGTGGCGGTGTGA
- a CDS encoding tripartite tricarboxylate transporter substrate binding protein: MRAISRGRRVLAAVSTVVLLGGCALGSAGEDQAGAPRPQGAVTMVVPFAAGGGSDISGRATADGLVSVRPELRIDVVNREGGQGAVGYSYLLAKAGSPNFLLATETSLLALPLSVDVAFSHRDFTPIVKLGEDHTLLVARPDSPITSCADAVTHSRQRRVLAGVSGAVGPDAVVFDQLERLAGADVDVVPYEGGGETMAAVLGGQVELASLNPSEVIGQLRAGSLKALCVFADQRYDHPQLAHIPTSREQGVPVAFAQFRGVIAPGGLSPQATQYWIDAARDFTASPAYRDYVTSEFLQPRVAFGADFAAYLADSERALAEVVRR; the protein is encoded by the coding sequence ATGCGCGCGATCTCCCGCGGCCGCCGGGTGCTGGCCGCTGTGAGCACCGTGGTGCTGCTGGGCGGGTGCGCGCTCGGCAGCGCCGGGGAAGACCAGGCCGGTGCGCCGCGCCCGCAGGGGGCGGTGACGATGGTGGTGCCCTTCGCCGCCGGCGGCGGCAGCGACATCTCCGGGCGCGCCACCGCCGACGGGCTGGTGTCGGTGCGGCCCGAGCTGCGCATCGACGTCGTCAACCGGGAGGGCGGGCAGGGCGCGGTCGGCTACTCCTACCTGCTGGCCAAGGCCGGGTCACCGAACTTCCTGCTGGCCACCGAGACCTCGCTGCTGGCGTTGCCGCTGAGCGTGGACGTGGCGTTCTCCCACCGCGACTTCACCCCGATCGTCAAGCTCGGCGAGGACCACACGCTGCTCGTCGCACGACCGGACTCTCCGATCACCAGCTGCGCCGACGCGGTCACCCACAGCCGGCAGCGGCGGGTGCTGGCCGGGGTCTCCGGGGCGGTGGGACCGGACGCGGTGGTGTTCGACCAGCTCGAACGACTCGCCGGAGCCGACGTCGACGTCGTGCCCTACGAAGGCGGCGGCGAGACGATGGCCGCGGTGCTGGGCGGGCAGGTCGAGCTGGCCTCGCTCAACCCCAGCGAAGTCATCGGCCAGCTGCGCGCCGGCAGCCTCAAGGCGCTGTGCGTGTTCGCCGACCAGCGCTACGACCACCCGCAGCTGGCGCACATCCCGACCTCCCGGGAACAGGGGGTGCCGGTGGCCTTCGCCCAGTTCCGCGGCGTGATCGCCCCCGGTGGGCTCTCGCCGCAGGCCACCCAGTACTGGATCGACGCCGCCCGCGACTTCACCGCCTCCCCCGCCTACCGCGACTACGTCACCTCCGAGTTCCTGCAACCACGGGTGGCCTTCGGCGCGGACTTCGCCGCCTACCTCGCCGACAGCGAACGTGCCCTGGCCGAGGTGGTGCGGCGATGA
- a CDS encoding enoyl-CoA hydratase/isomerase family protein: MSDELITTRDGAVLQVVFNRPAQRNAMTWQMYDGLVAACRTADADPDIRVLVLRGAGDEAFVAGTDITQFTEFTSGEDGVAYERRMEEVLTELESVKVPTIAAISGYCVGAGLALAAVCDLRVSTTTGRFGVPVARTLGNCLAMNTYSLLVFHLGPARAKDMLLRARLFDASEAHAAGFVTELCPPDQLDATVAEMAARVAQHAPLTMWAAKEAVRRLRLAGLPDGDDLVRTVFGSEDFRHGVRAFLDKTPRRWQGR; this comes from the coding sequence ATGTCCGATGAGCTGATCACCACCCGCGACGGCGCCGTGCTGCAGGTGGTGTTCAACCGCCCCGCACAGCGCAACGCCATGACCTGGCAGATGTACGACGGGCTGGTGGCCGCCTGCCGCACCGCCGACGCTGACCCCGACATCCGCGTGCTGGTGCTGCGCGGCGCCGGTGACGAGGCGTTCGTGGCCGGCACCGACATCACCCAGTTCACCGAGTTCACCAGCGGCGAGGACGGCGTGGCCTACGAGCGGCGCATGGAAGAGGTCCTCACCGAGCTCGAATCGGTGAAGGTGCCCACCATCGCCGCGATCTCCGGCTACTGCGTGGGCGCTGGCCTGGCGCTGGCGGCCGTGTGCGACCTGCGCGTGTCCACCACGACCGGCCGCTTCGGGGTGCCGGTGGCCCGCACGCTGGGCAACTGCCTGGCCATGAACACCTACTCGCTGCTGGTGTTCCACCTCGGCCCGGCCCGCGCCAAGGACATGCTGCTGCGCGCCCGCCTGTTCGACGCCAGCGAAGCGCACGCCGCCGGGTTCGTCACCGAACTCTGCCCACCCGACCAGCTCGACGCCACCGTGGCGGAGATGGCCGCGCGAGTGGCCCAGCACGCCCCGCTGACCATGTGGGCGGCCAAGGAAGCGGTGCGGCGACTGCGGCTGGCCGGCCTGCCCGACGGCGACGACCTGGTGCGCACCGTGTTCGGCAGCGAGGACTTCCGGCACGGGGTGCGGGCCTTCCTGGACAAGACCCCGCGCCGCTGGCAGGGCCGCTGA
- a CDS encoding STAS domain-containing protein gives MVGHQCPAALRLAVEWPAPGVVVVRIGGEIDLATVPRLTELIRQRLTAAALRSVVLDLSEVSFASSAAVELLLHVQRRADHRGVGLWVVPGTGAVLRLLSVVALRERFACRDNAAEAIDEACG, from the coding sequence ATGGTCGGGCACCAGTGCCCGGCGGCGTTGCGGTTGGCGGTGGAGTGGCCCGCTCCGGGTGTCGTGGTGGTGCGCATCGGCGGTGAGATCGACCTGGCCACGGTGCCGAGGCTGACGGAGCTGATCCGGCAGCGGTTGACCGCGGCGGCGTTGCGGTCGGTGGTGCTGGACCTGTCCGAGGTGTCGTTCGCCAGCAGTGCTGCGGTCGAGCTGTTGCTGCACGTGCAGCGGCGTGCCGACCACCGCGGTGTGGGGCTGTGGGTGGTCCCGGGCACCGGGGCGGTGCTGCGGTTGTTGTCGGTCGTGGCGCTGCGGGAGCGGTTCGCGTGCCGGGACAACGCCGCGGAGGCGATCGACGAGGCGTGCGGCTGA
- a CDS encoding AAA family ATPase, with product MISLVPTTPETDERAIPVLWVCGPPGVGKTAVAWQLHTQLTQAGIGSAYVDLDQLGICYPEPAGDAGRHRVKTANLRAVVAHFRAAGAQCVLVSGVVDTARGVAAEDLPRARLLLCRLRADHAELTRRFRHRQGAGAEVREVLREADALDAGGIGVCVDTTGRTVEETAALVRQRCGNWPAEAEVPAGSGAAPQRASRAGGEVLWLCGPTGVGKSATGFAVYLRTLRAGRTAAYVDLDQLAFHPRGGHRLTAANLAALWDTYHGAGARHLVITGPAENTTAITTCTQALPAARFAVCRLHATAEHLAHRITLRGRGEGWPQPGDPLPGLAAAQLHRVAEDAAAQAQALERAELGDVRVDTSARTVDQVVDEVLARTGWPAT from the coding sequence ATGATCTCGCTCGTGCCCACCACCCCGGAGACCGACGAGCGAGCGATCCCGGTGCTGTGGGTGTGCGGCCCACCCGGCGTCGGCAAGACCGCCGTCGCCTGGCAGCTGCACACCCAGCTCACCCAGGCCGGGATCGGCAGCGCCTACGTCGACCTCGACCAGCTCGGCATCTGCTACCCCGAACCCGCCGGCGATGCGGGACGGCACCGGGTGAAGACCGCGAACCTGCGTGCGGTGGTGGCCCACTTCCGGGCGGCCGGGGCGCAGTGCGTGCTCGTCTCCGGCGTCGTCGACACCGCGCGCGGCGTGGCGGCCGAGGACCTCCCGCGGGCGAGGCTGCTGCTGTGCCGGTTGCGGGCCGACCACGCCGAGCTCACCCGCCGGTTCCGGCACCGCCAGGGCGCGGGCGCCGAGGTGCGCGAGGTGCTGCGGGAAGCCGACGCCCTCGACGCCGGCGGCATCGGGGTGTGCGTGGACACCACCGGCCGCACCGTCGAGGAGACCGCCGCCCTGGTCCGGCAGCGCTGCGGGAACTGGCCCGCAGAGGCAGAAGTGCCTGCGGGCAGCGGTGCGGCGCCGCAGCGCGCCAGCCGTGCCGGGGGAGAGGTGCTGTGGCTGTGCGGACCGACCGGGGTCGGCAAGTCGGCCACCGGGTTCGCGGTCTACCTGCGCACCCTGCGGGCCGGGCGCACCGCGGCCTACGTCGACCTCGACCAACTCGCCTTCCACCCCCGCGGCGGTCACCGGCTCACGGCCGCCAACCTCGCCGCGCTGTGGGACACCTACCACGGCGCGGGAGCCCGTCACCTGGTCATCACCGGCCCCGCCGAGAACACCACCGCCATCACCACCTGCACCCAGGCCCTCCCTGCGGCGCGGTTCGCGGTGTGCCGCCTGCACGCCACCGCCGAGCACCTGGCGCACCGGATCACGCTGCGCGGCCGGGGCGAGGGCTGGCCCCAACCCGGCGACCCGCTCCCCGGTCTCGCGGCCGCGCAGCTGCACCGCGTCGCCGAGGACGCCGCCGCGCAGGCCCAGGCGCTGGAGCGCGCCGAGCTCGGGGACGTGCGCGTGGACACCAGCGCCCGCACGGTCGACCAGGTCGTCGACGAGGTCCTCGCCCGCACCGGCTGGCCGGCGACCTGA